A portion of the Candidatus Nitrosotenuis aquarius genome contains these proteins:
- a CDS encoding aminotransferase class I/II-fold pyridoxal phosphate-dependent enzyme, producing the protein MSNIDQLRNKIDEITIQMLKLLKERTDISKQIGELKKSSGLSVFDEKREEQLRTEVANLCKQIGLDESIGKKFLNFLLNESVKVQSDGKQTHLTIFLKAKTLEQQGKKIIHMEVGEPDFMPSPIIKSALAEAYDKGLVRYGPAQGMPKLREALAQYCTKKFGANIKTENILVSPGGRFSVFLAISTLLNPGDEIIVIEPAWPAYRDCAANAGVKVRTIATTLENSWDPSISEIENTINSNTKMIVLNYPNNPTGKVLSPKLQDQIIELAKRHDLYVLSDEIYSEYAFSEWKSILSNNYPKSIVIQSFSKSHAMTGLRIGYTITDPKIIEKMVKLQALCITNVAEPVQYAALKALEADTTQNARMVKSKISILVDEAKKIGLEFANPDGAMYLFAKINKPGFDGLEFTNRLLDHGVAVAPGDGFGSYRGFIRISACQDEGSLKKGMMILHEVLEEQ; encoded by the coding sequence ATGTCAAACATTGACCAGCTCCGAAACAAAATAGACGAAATCACAATACAGATGCTCAAGCTGCTCAAAGAGCGAACCGACATATCAAAGCAAATAGGCGAGCTCAAAAAAAGCAGCGGACTGTCAGTATTTGACGAAAAAAGAGAGGAACAGTTACGCACGGAGGTAGCCAATCTCTGCAAGCAAATTGGTCTGGACGAGTCCATTGGCAAAAAATTCCTAAATTTCCTCCTAAACGAGTCGGTAAAAGTCCAGTCAGACGGAAAACAAACGCACCTGACAATATTTCTCAAGGCAAAGACACTAGAGCAGCAAGGCAAGAAGATAATCCACATGGAGGTAGGCGAGCCGGACTTTATGCCATCGCCAATCATAAAATCCGCACTAGCCGAAGCATACGACAAGGGCCTAGTAAGGTATGGTCCGGCGCAAGGCATGCCAAAACTGCGCGAGGCACTTGCACAATATTGTACCAAGAAATTTGGCGCAAATATCAAGACAGAAAACATCCTGGTCTCACCCGGTGGAAGATTTTCCGTGTTTTTGGCAATCTCTACTTTGCTAAACCCAGGTGACGAAATCATAGTAATAGAGCCGGCATGGCCTGCATACCGAGACTGCGCAGCAAACGCCGGAGTAAAGGTCAGGACCATAGCAACCACACTGGAGAACAGCTGGGACCCATCAATTTCCGAAATAGAAAATACCATCAACTCTAACACAAAGATGATAGTGCTGAACTATCCAAACAACCCGACAGGTAAGGTACTCTCGCCAAAGTTGCAGGACCAGATCATAGAGCTGGCAAAAAGGCACGACCTGTATGTTTTGTCTGACGAGATTTATTCCGAGTATGCGTTTTCAGAATGGAAGTCGATTCTATCAAACAACTATCCAAAGTCGATTGTAATACAGTCATTTTCAAAATCGCACGCAATGACAGGCCTGAGAATCGGCTACACCATCACAGATCCAAAAATAATTGAAAAGATGGTCAAGCTCCAAGCATTATGCATCACAAATGTAGCAGAGCCAGTCCAGTATGCGGCACTCAAAGCACTAGAAGCAGATACTACACAAAACGCAAGAATGGTAAAATCAAAAATCAGTATACTAGTAGATGAGGCAAAGAAAATAGGACTAGAGTTTGCCAATCCAGACGGCGCAATGTATCTTTTTGCCAAAATAAACAAGCCGGGATTTGACGGCCTAGAGTTTACCAACAGGCTTTTAGACCATGGCGTTGCCGTAGCACCTGGGGACGGGTTTGGCAGCTACCGGGGATTCATCAGGATTTCAGCCTGCCAGGACGAGGGCAGCCTAAAGAAGGGAATGATGATATTACATGAGG